In Nitrospira sp., a single genomic region encodes these proteins:
- a CDS encoding sigma-54 dependent transcriptional regulator: protein MNATIFVTDDEPAIRSALAKRITRRNHRVTAFASGEDLVQALDHEVPDLLLLDVKMPGLSGLDALKICRLKAPFALVIMLTAYGTVQDAVEAMKLGAYDFVIKTVDLEGVEQVLDRALELLALRRRMSFQSEQDMDQYALTQLIADSTAMQVLLAQIREIAHNPKSTVLMLGETGTGKEFVARVLHHNGGRATSPFIGVNCTAIPRELFESELFGYERGAFTGANQRKLGLLDRAEGGTLFLDEIGDLDLGMQAKLLRVLQERTFRRLGGTDDIAVDFRLIAATNRDLKKEIAAGNFREDLYFRLNVVALELPPLRQRVEDILPLCMRALLHYGKEFGKDVADIDPEARALLERYSYPGNIRELQNIIERAMIFCQGRTLTASYLPRELHDQAKQTTTTVARGDGHLIRVEMEVGKQTLAEIEESVIEETLRLADYNKSLAAKQLGLTRFALDRRLKKIEKDR from the coding sequence ATGAACGCGACCATCTTTGTCACCGACGACGAGCCTGCGATCCGCTCGGCTCTCGCGAAACGCATCACCAGGCGCAACCATCGGGTCACGGCGTTCGCCTCGGGCGAAGACCTCGTGCAGGCGCTGGATCACGAAGTGCCGGATCTGCTGCTGCTCGACGTGAAGATGCCGGGGCTCTCCGGGTTGGATGCGCTCAAGATCTGCCGGCTGAAGGCGCCGTTCGCGCTCGTGATCATGCTCACCGCCTACGGGACCGTCCAGGACGCCGTCGAAGCGATGAAGCTCGGCGCCTACGATTTCGTCATCAAAACCGTGGATCTCGAAGGGGTGGAACAAGTTTTGGACCGCGCGCTCGAACTGCTGGCGCTCCGCCGTCGCATGAGCTTCCAGTCCGAGCAGGATATGGACCAATATGCCCTAACCCAGCTGATCGCCGACAGCACCGCCATGCAGGTCCTCCTGGCGCAGATTCGGGAAATCGCCCACAACCCGAAAAGCACCGTGCTCATGCTCGGCGAAACCGGTACAGGCAAGGAATTCGTCGCGCGCGTCCTCCACCATAACGGCGGCCGGGCGACCAGTCCCTTCATCGGCGTCAATTGCACGGCCATTCCCAGAGAGCTGTTCGAGAGCGAACTGTTTGGGTACGAGCGCGGGGCATTTACCGGCGCGAATCAGCGCAAGCTCGGCTTGCTGGACCGGGCGGAAGGCGGCACGCTGTTCCTTGACGAGATCGGGGATTTGGACCTCGGTATGCAGGCCAAACTTCTGAGGGTGCTGCAGGAGCGGACATTCCGCCGCCTCGGGGGGACGGACGACATCGCGGTGGACTTCCGGCTTATCGCCGCGACCAACCGGGATCTCAAGAAGGAGATCGCCGCCGGCAACTTTCGCGAGGATCTGTACTTCCGGCTCAACGTTGTGGCGCTCGAACTGCCGCCGCTCCGTCAGCGCGTGGAGGACATTCTGCCTCTCTGCATGAGGGCGCTGCTGCACTACGGCAAGGAGTTCGGGAAGGACGTCGCCGACATCGACCCTGAAGCGCGGGCGCTGCTGGAACGGTATTCGTATCCGGGCAATATCCGGGAACTCCAGAACATCATCGAGCGGGCGATGATCTTTTGCCAAGGGCGAACGCTCACCGCCAGCTATCTGCCACGCGAGCTCCACGACCAGGCCAAACAGACCACGACGACGGTCGCGCGCGGAGACGGGCATCTTATCCGGGTCGAAATGGAGGTCGGCAAGCAGACGCTGGCCGAGATCGAAGAGTCGGTGATCGAGGAAACGCTGCGGCTGGCCGACTACAACAAGAGCCTGGCGGCCAAACAGCTCGGCCTGACCCGGTTTGCGCTCGACCGCCGGTTGAAGAAAATCGAGAAGGACAGATAA